Proteins encoded in a region of the Streptomyces violaceoruber genome:
- a CDS encoding FtsK/SpoIIIE domain-containing protein: protein MRLTLTVVDPYGGGSADVVLDADPESTVGDIAEELAKQVGVAGAQVIPIGHQGQAGTGGAPLVYVDGYAVDPSATVVGSPLREGAVVSLQDPSGCLPGEPTGLVELRVVGGPGAGFVHRLGVGKYDIGSGPAAYVRIEDPEVDARALTLSVATDGTCKVAVHSDKEGVTLDGESVQERDGDDWPLGAQIAVGNSLVELARYAPPNAALKWSEDGVGLDYNRPPRLRPAERQTNFRLPSPPRDYEARPLPWLMALTPLVGAVVAVMVFGRWYYLIMAGLSPILLFANYFNDKKHGRKSHAKQVKEYEEQKARIEKDAQAALVAERDDRRQAIPDPAVVLSVATGPRTRLWERRRTDRDHLLLRVGTGQLPSEVVLDDPEQDDHRRQVTWKIEDAPVALSLRTLGVVGIAGPGDSARSLGRWAVAQTAALHSPMDVQFYVLSENSAQSEWDWVRWLPHSRPSGGQDVNVLIGTDAETVGARIGELTQILDARKKAAEQKGGGAQGSSFTDPDIVVVWDGSRRLRSLPGVVRLLREGPAVSMFAVCIDAEERFLPGECQAFVVAEPRAEESGRQQRDAEARPAQQVAGGFPSFQAWHTNAPAEPEQRARAEKLRLRVEEAGVERITGVRPDFVTPAWCLRLARSLSALRDISGETEDSALPGSSRLLDVLQLEPPTADAIGARWRMGGQSTMAVIGESYDGPFGIDMRKDGPHGLIAGTTGSGKSELLQTIVAALAVANTPENMTFVLVDYKGGSAFKDCVKLPHTVGMVTDLDAHLVERALESLGAELKRREHILAAADAKDIEDYQDLVRRDPSHAPVPRLLIVIDEFASMVRDLPDFVTGLVNIAQRGRSLGIHLLLATQRPSGVVSPEIRANTNLRIALRVTDGGESSDVIDSPEAGHISKNTPGRAYVRLGHSSLVPFQSGRVGGRRPGAADPAALAPWVGPLGWEELGRAALTKPKTESREDDEITDLKVLVDAVRDANRSMGIPAQHSPWLPALDEKLLLDEIEVPALAGAAPGKLPPAPYGIEDLPSDQARRPVVVDFASFGHLMIGGAPRSGRSQVLRTIAGSLARTHSTADVHLYGIDCGNGALNALTRLPHCGAVVGRNQTERVVRLVNRLKGELSRRQDLLADSGFADIGEQRASVEESERLPHIVVLLDRWEGWVPTLGEVDHGSLTDELQTMMREGASVGIHLILTGDRTLLVGRIATLTEDKYGLRLADRSDFASLGIPSRKVPEEIPPGRAFRNEAGTETQFALLSEDTTGQGQAAAITAIGEAAAARDAGVPRARRPFRVDSLPSRISFPEAWEMRDPEASRSRLWALIGIGGDEIVGFGPDLADGVPSFVIAGPAKSGRSTVLMNVAQSLLAQGTRLVVAAPRQSPVRQLDGAEGVLKVFTGDDIDEDEFEELIDGASPEEPIAVLVDDGEILEDCDAESQMKKIVSRGAERGLALVIAGDEEDVCSGFSGWQVDAKKARRGILLSPQESSSGDLIGLRVSRQMVGGQVTPGKGMLHLGDGELRTVVVPG, encoded by the coding sequence GTGCGACTGACTCTGACCGTCGTGGATCCGTACGGCGGGGGCTCCGCCGACGTCGTGCTCGACGCGGACCCCGAGTCCACCGTCGGGGACATCGCCGAGGAGCTGGCCAAGCAGGTCGGGGTCGCGGGCGCGCAGGTCATCCCCATCGGGCATCAGGGCCAGGCGGGTACCGGCGGTGCGCCGCTCGTCTACGTCGACGGGTACGCCGTCGATCCGTCCGCCACCGTCGTCGGGTCGCCGCTTCGCGAGGGCGCGGTCGTCAGTCTGCAGGACCCGTCCGGGTGCCTGCCCGGTGAGCCCACCGGGCTCGTGGAGTTGCGGGTCGTGGGCGGGCCCGGTGCCGGGTTCGTGCACCGGCTCGGGGTGGGGAAGTACGACATCGGCAGCGGGCCGGCCGCGTACGTCCGGATCGAGGACCCCGAGGTCGACGCCCGTGCCCTGACCCTCTCCGTCGCCACCGACGGGACCTGCAAGGTCGCCGTGCACTCGGACAAGGAGGGCGTCACCCTCGACGGGGAGTCCGTCCAGGAACGGGACGGCGACGACTGGCCGCTCGGGGCGCAGATAGCGGTCGGGAACTCGCTCGTCGAACTGGCCCGGTACGCGCCGCCCAACGCGGCACTCAAGTGGTCCGAGGACGGGGTGGGGCTGGACTACAACCGGCCGCCCCGGCTGCGGCCGGCCGAGCGGCAGACCAACTTCCGGCTGCCCTCACCGCCCCGCGACTACGAGGCCCGGCCGCTGCCCTGGCTGATGGCGTTGACGCCGCTCGTCGGTGCCGTGGTCGCCGTGATGGTGTTCGGGCGCTGGTACTACCTGATCATGGCCGGTCTCAGCCCGATCCTCCTGTTCGCCAACTACTTCAACGACAAGAAGCACGGGCGCAAGTCCCACGCCAAGCAGGTCAAGGAGTACGAGGAGCAGAAGGCGCGGATCGAGAAGGACGCGCAGGCCGCGCTGGTCGCCGAGCGGGACGACCGGCGGCAGGCCATTCCCGATCCGGCGGTCGTGCTGTCCGTGGCGACCGGGCCCCGGACCCGGCTGTGGGAGCGGCGGCGCACCGACCGTGATCACCTGCTGCTGCGGGTGGGGACCGGACAACTGCCCTCCGAGGTCGTGCTCGACGACCCCGAGCAGGACGACCACCGGCGCCAGGTCACCTGGAAGATCGAGGACGCGCCCGTCGCGCTGTCGCTGCGCACCCTCGGGGTCGTCGGCATCGCGGGGCCCGGGGACTCGGCCCGGTCGCTGGGGCGGTGGGCGGTCGCACAGACCGCCGCGCTGCACAGCCCGATGGACGTGCAGTTCTACGTGCTGAGCGAGAACTCCGCCCAGAGCGAATGGGACTGGGTGCGCTGGCTGCCGCATTCCCGGCCCTCCGGGGGGCAGGACGTCAACGTCCTCATCGGTACCGACGCCGAGACCGTCGGCGCCCGCATCGGCGAGCTGACGCAGATCCTCGACGCCCGCAAGAAGGCCGCGGAGCAGAAGGGCGGCGGAGCGCAGGGCTCCAGCTTCACCGATCCGGACATCGTGGTGGTGTGGGACGGCTCGCGGCGGCTGCGGTCGCTGCCCGGAGTCGTACGGCTGCTGCGTGAAGGGCCGGCGGTGTCGATGTTCGCCGTGTGCATCGACGCCGAGGAGCGGTTCCTGCCGGGTGAGTGCCAGGCGTTCGTCGTCGCCGAGCCCAGGGCCGAGGAGAGCGGGCGGCAGCAGCGGGACGCGGAGGCCCGGCCCGCGCAGCAGGTCGCGGGGGGCTTCCCGTCCTTCCAGGCGTGGCACACCAACGCCCCGGCCGAGCCCGAGCAGCGGGCCCGTGCCGAGAAGCTGCGGCTGCGGGTCGAGGAGGCGGGGGTCGAGCGGATCACCGGCGTACGGCCCGACTTCGTCACGCCCGCCTGGTGCCTGCGGCTGGCGCGGTCGCTGTCCGCGCTGCGGGACATCAGCGGCGAGACCGAGGACTCCGCGCTGCCCGGGTCGAGCCGGCTGCTCGACGTGCTGCAACTGGAGCCGCCGACGGCCGACGCGATCGGCGCGCGGTGGCGGATGGGCGGGCAGTCGACGATGGCCGTCATCGGCGAGTCGTACGACGGCCCCTTCGGCATCGACATGCGCAAGGACGGGCCGCACGGCCTCATCGCCGGTACGACCGGCTCCGGCAAGTCCGAGCTGCTGCAGACCATCGTGGCCGCCCTCGCCGTCGCGAACACGCCCGAGAACATGACCTTCGTCCTCGTCGACTACAAGGGCGGCTCCGCGTTCAAGGACTGCGTGAAGCTGCCGCACACCGTCGGCATGGTGACCGACCTCGACGCGCACCTGGTCGAGCGGGCGCTGGAGTCGCTGGGGGCCGAGCTGAAGCGGCGCGAGCACATCCTGGCCGCCGCGGACGCCAAGGACATCGAGGACTACCAGGATCTCGTCAGGCGCGATCCCTCGCACGCCCCGGTGCCCCGGCTGCTCATCGTCATCGACGAGTTCGCCTCCATGGTGCGGGACCTGCCCGACTTCGTGACCGGACTCGTCAACATCGCCCAGCGAGGACGTTCGCTCGGCATCCACCTGCTGCTCGCCACCCAGCGGCCCAGTGGTGTGGTCTCCCCCGAGATCCGTGCCAACACCAACCTCCGGATCGCCCTGCGCGTGACCGACGGCGGCGAGTCCAGCGATGTCATCGACTCGCCCGAGGCCGGGCACATCTCCAAGAACACCCCGGGCCGCGCCTACGTACGCCTCGGCCACTCCTCCCTCGTGCCCTTCCAGTCGGGGCGTGTCGGTGGCCGTCGGCCCGGTGCCGCCGATCCCGCCGCGCTCGCGCCCTGGGTCGGGCCGCTGGGCTGGGAGGAGCTGGGCCGGGCGGCGCTGACCAAGCCGAAGACCGAGTCCCGCGAGGACGACGAGATCACCGACCTCAAGGTGCTGGTGGACGCGGTGCGCGACGCCAACCGGTCGATGGGCATCCCGGCCCAGCACAGCCCGTGGCTGCCCGCGCTGGACGAGAAGCTGCTGCTGGACGAGATCGAGGTCCCGGCCCTCGCCGGCGCCGCACCGGGCAAGCTGCCGCCGGCCCCGTACGGCATCGAGGACCTGCCCTCCGACCAGGCCCGCCGCCCGGTCGTCGTCGACTTCGCGAGCTTCGGGCACCTGATGATCGGCGGTGCTCCGCGCAGCGGCCGTTCCCAGGTGCTGCGCACCATCGCGGGCTCGCTGGCCCGCACCCACTCCACCGCCGACGTCCACCTCTACGGCATCGACTGCGGCAACGGCGCCCTCAACGCGCTGACCCGGCTGCCGCACTGCGGCGCGGTCGTGGGCCGCAACCAGACCGAGCGGGTCGTCCGGCTGGTCAACCGGCTCAAGGGCGAACTGTCGCGCCGCCAGGACCTGCTGGCCGATTCGGGGTTCGCGGACATCGGTGAGCAGCGGGCCTCGGTGGAGGAGAGCGAGCGGCTGCCGCACATCGTCGTCCTGCTGGACCGCTGGGAGGGGTGGGTGCCCACCCTCGGCGAGGTCGACCACGGCTCGCTGACCGACGAGTTGCAGACGATGATGCGCGAGGGTGCCAGCGTCGGCATCCACCTGATCCTGACCGGCGACCGCACGCTGCTCGTGGGCCGCATCGCGACCCTCACCGAGGACAAGTACGGTCTGCGCCTGGCCGACCGCAGCGACTTCGCCTCGCTCGGCATCCCGTCCCGCAAGGTGCCCGAGGAGATCCCGCCGGGCCGCGCCTTCCGCAACGAGGCCGGTACGGAGACGCAGTTCGCGCTGCTCTCCGAGGACACCACCGGTCAGGGCCAGGCCGCGGCGATCACCGCGATCGGGGAGGCCGCCGCGGCGCGCGACGCCGGCGTCCCGCGCGCCCGGCGTCCGTTCCGCGTCGACAGCCTGCCCAGCCGGATCTCCTTCCCGGAGGCCTGGGAGATGCGCGACCCGGAGGCGTCCCGGTCCAGGCTGTGGGCGCTGATCGGCATCGGCGGCGACGAGATCGTCGGCTTCGGCCCCGACCTCGCCGACGGCGTGCCGTCCTTCGTCATCGCGGGACCGGCCAAGTCGGGCCGCTCCACCGTGCTGATGAACGTCGCCCAGTCGCTCCTCGCCCAGGGCACCCGGCTGGTCGTGGCGGCGCCCCGCCAGTCTCCGGTGCGCCAACTGGACGGCGCGGAGGGTGTGCTGAAGGTCTTCACCGGGGACGACATCGACGAGGACGAGTTCGAGGAGCTGATCGACGGGGCGAGCCCGGAGGAGCCCATCGCCGTGCTCGTCGACGACGGCGAGATCCTCGAGGACTGCGACGCCGAGAGCCAGATGAAGAAGATCGTCTCCCGGGGCGCCGAACGCGGCCTCGCCCTCGTCATCGCCGGTGACGAGGAGGACGTGTGCAGCGGCTTCTCCGGCTGGCAGGTCGACGCCAAGAAGGCCCGCCGCGGCATCCTGCTCTCCCCGCAGGAGTCCTCCAGCGGCGACCTCATCGGGCTGCGCGTCTCGCGCCAGATGGTGGGCGGCCAGGTCACGCCGGGCAAGGGCATGCTGCACCTGGGCGACGGGGAGCTGCGCACGGTCGTGGTGCCGGGCTGA
- a CDS encoding putative T7SS-secreted protein codes for MSSEKYPNLGFDPAPGDLEAVRDLVKAVGRVTSGSDTAQTELSKMGTVDGIWAGKAATSFQDTYSPVPPYLKKALGSLDTAHRALSGWETQLDGFQTRARKLEEEAAEATRKVNSAQSAVNSLPSSAEGLSDADEKKHEKDAKEKKKSLETATGELTAIRSRAHSLQSEHGQAAADVTRLVKGAADDAPPEPGWFEEALDAVGDLLSDAWDTITDPNFWKLIGDVLADIAMVVGVLAIFFSGLGVAAFIIAGLALAFHLAAKAGGADVTWETIAWDAVGVFAGGLSLAGARLAQSGRALVNAGRELRLSSGFMKALGNVRFGNLLNGLRGLPSGVANSARGLGMAGKGWSFVAAGTAVDKAATWTGAALAIGSNMHNGTWDQGRWTDGEFKIGDIPVVGPFMDYFGATDGGEVMAPGPASPTFDTQTALSSSGNTFTKHLDPSQMGTAA; via the coding sequence ATGAGTTCCGAAAAATACCCGAATCTGGGGTTCGATCCAGCTCCCGGCGATCTTGAGGCCGTCCGGGACCTGGTGAAGGCGGTGGGCCGTGTCACCAGTGGCAGCGACACGGCCCAGACGGAGCTGAGCAAGATGGGAACGGTGGACGGAATTTGGGCGGGCAAGGCCGCCACGTCGTTCCAGGACACCTACTCACCCGTTCCTCCGTACCTGAAGAAGGCGCTGGGGTCGCTGGACACCGCGCACCGGGCGCTCAGCGGCTGGGAAACGCAACTGGACGGATTCCAGACCAGGGCGCGAAAGCTGGAGGAAGAGGCGGCGGAAGCCACTAGGAAGGTCAACTCCGCACAGTCAGCGGTGAATTCGCTGCCCTCGTCCGCCGAGGGGCTGTCGGACGCGGACGAGAAGAAGCACGAGAAGGACGCCAAGGAGAAGAAGAAGTCCCTGGAGACCGCCACCGGCGAACTGACCGCGATCCGCAGCCGGGCGCACTCGCTCCAGAGCGAGCACGGACAGGCAGCGGCAGACGTCACGCGTCTGGTCAAAGGTGCCGCGGACGACGCGCCGCCCGAGCCCGGCTGGTTCGAGGAAGCGCTGGACGCGGTGGGAGACCTGCTCTCGGACGCCTGGGACACCATCACGGACCCGAACTTCTGGAAGCTGATCGGCGACGTGCTGGCGGACATCGCGATGGTCGTCGGCGTTCTCGCGATCTTCTTCTCCGGTCTCGGTGTGGCCGCGTTCATCATCGCGGGGCTGGCGCTCGCCTTCCACCTGGCCGCCAAGGCCGGCGGGGCCGACGTCACCTGGGAGACCATCGCGTGGGACGCCGTCGGTGTGTTCGCCGGCGGCCTCAGCCTGGCCGGCGCCCGGCTCGCCCAGTCCGGCCGCGCCCTGGTCAACGCCGGCCGGGAGCTGCGGCTGTCCTCCGGCTTCATGAAGGCACTCGGCAATGTCCGGTTCGGCAACCTCCTCAACGGCCTGCGCGGACTTCCCAGCGGTGTCGCCAACTCCGCACGGGGGCTGGGCATGGCGGGCAAGGGCTGGTCGTTCGTCGCTGCCGGCACCGCCGTCGACAAGGCGGCGACGTGGACCGGTGCCGCGCTGGCGATCGGCTCCAACATGCACAACGGCACGTGGGACCAGGGGCGGTGGACGGACGGCGAATTCAAGATCGGTGACATACCGGTCGTGGGGCCGTTCATGGACTACTTCGGTGCCACCGACGGCGGCGAGGTCATGGCGCCCGGGCCGGCGTCCCCCACCTTCGACACGCAGACCGCCCTCAGCTCGTCTGGCAACACCTTCACCAAGCACCTCGACCCCTCGCAGATGGGTACGGCCGCATGA
- a CDS encoding WXG100 family type VII secretion target: MPKDLDITYQDMRDAAKHVVKEKEKLQEKLDGLRKYIANLVESGYVTKSSSKAFDDNFDEFTRGAKDTLDGLDGMGDYLTMAADKFEQIDDELAKQARSK, translated from the coding sequence ATGCCCAAAGACCTTGACATCACATATCAGGACATGCGGGATGCCGCCAAGCATGTCGTGAAGGAGAAGGAAAAGCTCCAGGAGAAGCTCGACGGCCTCCGCAAGTACATCGCGAACCTGGTCGAGTCGGGCTACGTCACGAAGTCGTCCTCCAAGGCCTTCGACGACAACTTCGACGAGTTCACCCGCGGCGCCAAGGACACCCTCGACGGCCTCGACGGCATGGGCGACTACCTCACCATGGCGGCCGACAAGTTCGAGCAGATCGACGACGAGCTGGCGAAGCAGGCGCGGAGCAAGTAG
- a CDS encoding putative T7SS-secreted protein, translating into MSSRPRDWEPLHDGDPIPGDPYEVAGLGKKLRKMADEIDKQSRNIRALSSVDGWDSDAGRAFHEIADGASGRLKRAFDRYDEAAKALGTKVVDGEESKEYASELHRAQKVADKALQKYREAETDHKTAIGDLKQYEGTVPSRDDVTDRTRLEKKRDAAMGVIRECHSEIGRAKIIRDDAAKAAAKHIKNIVHHDGVRDPGGIMNFLADWADRLSNVSAILSVLAVICAFVPPLQILAPIFAGLSVVTSALALAGHIYDMTARGGKFSASRLFFDALGVMPGLGALKGFKALKGLSKLRGLRFSGGAALEGVGFKFFNGIAVNTVNKILVKAGKPVIAGEKLTAAIKTGGFASAMVKIFTGHDGKATGDPGDPGVPPKVTPSPSPQPAPTPSPAPFHTALAR; encoded by the coding sequence GTGAGTTCGCGGCCACGCGATTGGGAACCCCTCCACGACGGCGACCCCATACCCGGAGACCCCTACGAGGTTGCCGGACTCGGCAAGAAGCTCCGCAAGATGGCGGACGAGATCGACAAACAGTCTCGAAACATCAGAGCCCTGTCGTCCGTCGACGGATGGGACAGCGATGCCGGGCGCGCCTTTCACGAGATAGCGGACGGCGCGTCGGGTCGCCTCAAGCGAGCGTTCGATCGCTATGACGAAGCGGCCAAGGCGTTGGGCACGAAGGTTGTCGACGGCGAGGAATCAAAAGAGTACGCCAGCGAGTTGCACCGGGCTCAAAAGGTCGCGGACAAGGCTCTGCAGAAGTACCGCGAGGCGGAGACGGATCACAAAACCGCCATCGGCGACCTCAAGCAGTACGAAGGGACCGTTCCGTCACGCGACGACGTGACGGACCGCACTCGTCTCGAGAAGAAACGTGACGCCGCTATGGGTGTCATCCGCGAGTGCCACAGCGAAATCGGCCGAGCCAAGATCATACGTGACGACGCGGCGAAGGCAGCTGCCAAGCACATCAAGAACATCGTGCATCACGACGGCGTGCGCGATCCCGGCGGGATCATGAACTTCCTCGCCGACTGGGCCGACAGACTGTCCAACGTCTCAGCGATCCTGTCCGTACTGGCAGTTATCTGCGCCTTTGTGCCTCCACTCCAGATACTGGCTCCGATCTTTGCGGGCCTGTCGGTCGTCACAAGCGCCCTGGCATTGGCAGGCCACATCTACGACATGACGGCGCGCGGGGGCAAGTTCAGCGCCTCACGACTGTTCTTCGACGCCTTGGGCGTTATGCCGGGGCTGGGAGCACTGAAGGGATTCAAGGCTCTCAAGGGACTGTCCAAGCTGCGCGGCCTACGATTCAGTGGCGGCGCCGCGTTGGAAGGTGTCGGCTTCAAGTTCTTCAACGGTATCGCCGTCAACACGGTGAACAAGATCCTCGTGAAGGCCGGGAAGCCGGTCATCGCGGGTGAGAAGCTCACCGCCGCCATCAAAACAGGCGGGTTCGCCAGCGCCATGGTGAAGATCTTCACTGGTCACGACGGCAAGGCGACCGGCGACCCGGGAGACCCCGGAGTCCCGCCGAAGGTCACGCCCAGCCCCTCTCCCCAGCCGGCTCCCACGCCGTCGCCCGCACCCTTCCACACTGCCCTGGCCCGATAG